In the genome of Rhodamnia argentea isolate NSW1041297 chromosome 3, ASM2092103v1, whole genome shotgun sequence, one region contains:
- the LOC115753526 gene encoding rho GTPase-activating protein 3 translates to MTRLFRSKSCGLPGTTEFNRAQQRPLFPTSANDCFDVVEYDEEEEEEEEEEEGEEEAEEENDSMGKKGGGGGVGRKWERQQQQMPILDILVGVLRKSLVTCSVERDDLSSTDISWPTDVRHVSHVTFDRFNGFLGLPNELQPHLPPKVPSASASVFGVSAKSMQCSYDERGNSIPTILLMMQRRLYAEGGLKAEGIFRINAENSQEEYVREQLNKGAVPYGIDVHCLAGLIKAWLRELPTGVLDSLTPEQVMHCNTEEECSQLVKLLPPTEAALLDWAINLMADVVQHEAHNKMNARNIAMVFAPNMTQMADPLTALIHAVQVMNFLKTLILKTLREWEETVGEVRLPLLSLNCPTNEIIEHPATISDRHRSHYQTPGARLVEGPVAMEHLNGGALDELETTTKKGPAGCQTRSVEEEEEVESSSSSSLARSEAGDGDYGSGDWLRLRKGVRKLCRRPVFQMSKPAKKTRSYGTVNSRGGGEGETWA, encoded by the exons ATGACGAGGCTCTTTCGATCCAAATCTTGTGGGCTCCCGGGAACGACAGAGTTCAACAGGGCTCAGCAGAGACCCCTCTTCCCCACTTCTGCCAACGACTGCTTCGACGTGGTAGAGTAcgacgaggaggaagaggaggaggaggaggaggaggaaggggagGAGGAAGCGGAGGAGGAAAACGACTCCATGGGAAAGAAGGGAGGAGGCGGCGGAGTAGGAAGAAAGTGGGagaggcagcagcagcagatgcCGATATTGGACATTCTGGTCGGAGTGTTGAGGAAGTCGCTGGTGACATGCAGCGTGGAGAGAGACGACCTCTCCTCCACTGACATCAGCTGGCCTACGGACGTCCGCCACGTCTCCCACGTCACTTTCGACCGCTTCAATGGCTTCCTCGGCCTCCCCAACGAGCTCCAGCCCCATCTCCCTCCCAAGGTCCCTAGTGCCAG TGCCAGCGTATTCGGAGTTTCTGCCAAGTCAATGCAGTGTTCATATGATGAGAGAGGGAACAGCATACCAACGATTCTTCTAATGATGCAAAGGCGACTATATGCGGAAGGAGGGTTGAAA GCAGAAGGAATATTCAGAATAAATGCAGAGAATAGCCAAGAGGAGTACGTAAGGGAACAGCTCAACAAGGGTGCCGTGCCTTATGGAATTGATGTTCACTGTTTGGCTGGTTTGATTAAG GCATGGCTCAGAGAGCTTCCAACAGGGGTTCTTGATTCTCTCACACCGGAACAAGTTATGCACTGCAACACAGAAGAAGAGTGTAGTCAGCTAGTGAAATTACTCCCTCCGACAGAAGCCGCCCTGCTTGACTGGGCCATCAACTTGATGGCGGATGTGGTGCAGCATGAGGCACACAACAAGATGAACGCGCGGAACATTGCCATGGTTTTTGCACCCAACATGACTCAG ATGGCCGATCCCTTGACTGCATTGATTCACGCGGTGCAAGTGATGAACTTCCTCAAGACGCTCATCTTAAAGACCCTCAGGGAGTGGGAAGAAACAGTTGGCGAGGTTAGGTTGCCTCTGTTGTCCTTGAATTGTCCGACCAATGAAATCATTGAGCATCCTGCGACGATCTCGGACAGACACAGATCTCATTATCAAACTCCAGGCGCTCGTTTAGTAGAGGGGCCTGTGGCGATGGAACACTTGAACGGCGGTGCTTTGGATGAGTTGGAAACAACAACAAAGAAGGGACCTGCGGGATGCCAAACGAGAAGTgtcgaagaggaggaggaggtggagtcgTCAAGTAGCAGCAGCCTGGCTAGGTCGGAGGCTGGAGACGGAGATTATGGGAGCGGGGACTGGCTGAGATTGAGAAAAGGAGTGAGGAAGTTGTGCAGGCGCCCGGTGTTCCAGATGAGCAAGCCGGCAAAGAAGACGAGAAGTTATGGGACGGTAAATAGTAGAGGAGGTGGGGAAGGAGAAACTTGGGCATGA
- the LOC115753538 gene encoding transcription factor MYC2 codes for MEELILSPSPSSSSLVSPKSSMSPTATATATPPGLTLQQRLQLMLQIQPLPLWWSYAIFWQLLNHDDGRLLLSWGDGHFQGSSTGTNLTPSSLSHSHRNRKLLHPNPNTPPRPDASAGDVTDAEWFYVMSLTGSFSAGDGIPGKALSTGSLVWLTGARELESYKCDRTKEAELHGIRTLVCIPAGDGVLELGSCDVIPENWALVQRAQSLFGSDLLLPKHPPPPPPFQLHQDRSDISFADIGIIAGVQENDFAPQDDHEKKVKKKPEAAPFGSSSYLVESEHSDSDSPFMAAVAAAAATTEKRNPKKRGRKPGLGRDMPLNHVEAERQRREKLNHRFYALRAVVPNVSRMDKASLLSDAVSYINELKSKMVDLESQLQRDSKKVKQEVTDATDNLSTTTSVDHSSSPCGCGGSSLEVEVKIVGCDAMIRVQSENASYPSARLMGAMRELELHIHHASMSTVNDLMLQDVVVRVPEGLRGEEDLRAALVRALEQ; via the coding sequence ATGGAAGAGctgattctctctccctctccatcttcttcttccctcgTCTCCCCCAAGTCCTCCATGTCTCCCACGGCCACGGCCACGGCCACTCCCCCCGGTCTCACCCTCCAGCAGAGGCTTCAGCTGATGCTCCAGATCCAGCCCCTCCCCCTTTGGTGGTCTTATGCCATCTTCTGGCAACTCCTCAACCACGACGATGGCCGCCTCCTCCTCTCCTGGGGCGACGGCCACTTCCAAGGCTCCTCCACCGGCACCAACCTCACTCCCTCCTCCCTTTCCCATTCCCACCGCAACAGGAAGCTCCTCCACCCCAACCCCAACACCCCTCCCCGCCCAGATGCCTCCGCCGGTGACGTCACCGATGCCGAGTGGTTCTACGTCATGTCCTTGACCGGCTCCTTCTCCGCCGGAGATGGTATTCCCGGCAAGGCCCTCAGCACGGGGTCCTTGGTCTGGCTCACCGGCGCTCGTGAGCTTGAGTCGTACAAGTGCGACCGAACCAAGGAGGCCGAGCTCCACGGCATCCGCACCCTCGTCTGCATCCCCGCCGGTGACGGAGTCCTTGAATTGGGGTCTTGCGACGTCATCCCGGAGAACTGGGCCCTTGTTCAGCGAGCCCAGTCTCTTTTCGGCTCCGATCTGCTTCTTCCCAAgcacccaccaccaccacctccgttCCAGCTCCACCAGGACCGTAGCGACATTTCTTTCGCCGACATTGGAATAATTGCCGGCGTTCAAGAGAATGATTTTGCTCCTCAAGATGACCACGAGAAGAAGGTCAAGAAGAAGCCAGAGGCCGCCCCGTTCGGTTCCTCCAGCTACCTGGTGGAGTCCGAGCACTCCGATTCCGACAGTCCTTTcatggcggcggtggcggcggcggcggcgacgacagAGAAGAGGAACCCcaagaagagagggaggaagCCGGGCCTCGGCCGCGACATGCCGCTGAACCACGTGGAAGCCGAACGGCAACGCCGGGAGAAGCTGAACCACCGCTTCTATGCCCTGCGAGCGGTGGTCCCGAACGTGTCCAGGATGGACAAGGCGTCGCTGCTCTCCGACGCGGTGTCCTACATCAACGAGCTCAAGTCCAAGATGGTCGACCTGGAGTCCCAGCTACAGAGAGACTCCAAGAAGGTCAAACAGGAGGTGACGGACGCGACCGACAACCTGAGCACCACCACGTCCGTCGACCATAGCAGCAGCCCGTGCGGATGCGGCGGATCTTCGCTGGAGGTGGAGGTGAAGATCGTGGGGTGCGACGCGATGATAAGGGTGCAGTCGGAGAATGCGAGCTACCCGTCGGCGAGGTTGATGGGGGCGATGCGGGAGCTGGAGCTGCACATACACCACGCGAGCATGTCGACGGTGAACGACCTGATGCTCCAAGACGTGGTGGTTAGGGTACCGGAGGGGCTTAGAGGCGAGGAAGATCTCAGAGCTGCACTTGTTCGAGCGCTAGAACAATGA